One window of Lytechinus variegatus isolate NC3 chromosome 2, Lvar_3.0, whole genome shotgun sequence genomic DNA carries:
- the LOC121409451 gene encoding UPF0598 protein C8orf82-like, with protein MFYLVNISRKFGPLNKIRNCIFFLENPGNFTPKLDVKVSRLGVQSSRNCSTTTPADSAKGTVLNRSPAHYVQGQSPEPKIREYFYFIDHQGQLFLDDARVKNFITCFKDKKFLAFFFKRLKQNSFEHYKDAFPYLSPCGVERNFVRCDDRPIVFTHIIPDPDEPSGPGLLSCNFTGDAVTVKFEPEKVCMLPVSGRIYHPAPHKTGGVGLIKSSIAIDISACFEFGEKGEYSPPTHFTWLGKRYTLTNEVLDLMTDSEKSELEDR; from the exons ATGTTTTACCTCGTAAATATTAGCAGAAAGTTTGGTCCATTAAACAAGATAAGAAactgtatattttttcttgaaaatcccGGCAACTTTACTCCAAAACTTGATGTGAAAGTTAGCCGTCTAGGAGTCCAATCTAGCAGAAATTGCTCGACGACGACGCCTGCAGACTCGGCGAAAGGGACGGTGCTGAACCGTTCGCCAGCCCACTACGTGCAAGGTCAATCGCCCGAGCCCAAAATTCGAgaatacttttatttcattgacCATCAGGGACAGCTTTTCCTTGATGATGCAAGAGTTAAGAATTTCATAACTTGTTTTAAAG ACAAAAAGTTCCTGGCCTTCTTCTTCAAGAGACTCAAACAGAACTCATTCGAGCATTACAAGGATGCCTTCCCTTATCTATCACCCTGCGGAGTAGAGAGAAACTTTGTACGGTGTGATGATCGTCCAATCGTGTTCACTCACATCATTCCCGATCCAGACGAGCCATCCGGGCCCGGACTTCTCTCCTGTAACTTCACCGGGGATGCGGTCACCGTGAAGTTTGAACCAGAGAAGGTGTGCATGCTCCCTGTGAGTGGTCGCATTTACCATCCAGCACCGCACAAAACAGGGGGAGTGGGACTGATCAAATCCAGTATCGCTATTGACATCAGCGCTTGCTTTGAGTTTGGGGAGAAAGGCGAGTATTCCCCTCCAACACACTTCACCTGGCTTGGAAAGAGATACACTCTGACCAATGAAGTCCTTGATTTGATGACCGATAGTGAAAAAAGTGAGTTGGAAGACAGATGA